The genomic DNA TAATTACAAGGAGAAAAGAGTAAATCGTTGAATACATGGTGGATTTTCCAAACTCTTCAGGCGAAATAAGAAAAGTAATTACAGGAATGGAAAAAAAGTTGATTATTGCCTGAACCCAGACGCCGAGGGAGAAAGAGAAAAAGAGCCTTAACGCCTCTTTAAAATTCAGCCTTTTAAAATCACCCCTTTCCATAAAAGCTTTAGAGTGTAAATTATAACCTTAAACTCTCGCAAAATGCAGGAATTTTGTGAAAAGTGTTGGGGTTCAGCCAATGCCCAATTAAATTGAGCGAAGTAAATCATAATTTTTTCTTTTTGTCTTCCCGCAATAATTTTTAAAAACTGTTCAGATTTTTGACACTTGAATTTGTTATTTTCACCCTATAAAATTTACACTCAGTATTAAGGAGGTGTTATATATGTGGTTAATCTTACTGTTTATCCTGCAGATTCCACCTGAAAGGGTGGAACTCAAAGTGCTTGATGTTCATTTAGAGCCCGTTCCTTCCCGTCCTCCCATCCTCTTTGAGCAAGATACCATCATCTTGCCAGAGGTAAGGGAAGACATTCCCACTCTACCTGCGAAAATCAGAAAAGCTCCAGAACTTAAGAAAGTTGAAATTCCCTTTAACGAAGTACTGTACCAATCCATCTCTCAGAATACGATTTCCACATATAGGGAAAGAGTTAAAAACGCTATAAAAAGTGGTGCCAGCGACAAAGAAATAACGAAGCTCAAAATGGAAATGGAAAAAACCATACTAATGCAAAGGCTTGAAGTATCAAAGATGGAAGGCAAGGAAGAAGAGGTACAAAAAATCAAAAGAGCACTATCCAACCTTGAAAACCTCATGAAAACTGTGGAGGTGGAAAGATGAACGTATTATTGATACTTCTGCTCACTTTGACTGACGTCTATACAAAGATGGGAAATTCCCTCCGGGAAAAGATCCAGGGGATGAAGGAAAACGAAAAGATTCCTGTTATCGTCTTCATGAAGCAGAAATATGACCTTTCCAAATTCAGAGAGGATGATTACGACGGCAAGAGAAAGTACATGATGAAAACCGCAGAAGAATCACAGAAACCCGTCGTTGACTGGCTGAAATCCATCGGAGAGATAGAAAACTTAAAACAGTTCTTCGTTATAAATGGATTTGCCATTAAAATATCTAAGAGCGCCCTCATCGAACTTTTGAAGAGAGACGATGTAGCCTATGCCATTGAGGACGAGTACAGAAAATTAATACCAGAAAAGGAGCAAAACTACACGAAAGCATCATACCCCACAGGTTCAACGGAAGTTCCTTGGGACAGACAGATAATGCAGGCGGATAAGGTGTGGAAAGACTTAGGATACGAGGGCGAAGGCATAGTAGTAGGAATTATGGACTCAGGAGTAGATGTTGAGCATCCGGCATTAAAGGACAATTGGAGAGGTGTTGCAGGCTGGTATGATGCTGTAAACGGAAAGTCCTACCCTTACGATGACAACATGCATGGAACCGCCTGTGCCAGCATTCTTGCAGGTAAATACAACCTCGGCGTAGCACCGAAAGCAATGTGGATTGCCGTAAAAATTCTTGCCGATAGTGGTGTTGGTACCTCAAGTCAGATTTTATCGGGTTTCAACTGGATTGCAGGTCTACCAGACAGTTTAAAACCGAGGATAGTGTCTAACTCCTGGGGATTATCAGATTGGGATGACGTAACCTTCTTTGCGGCGTGCAGTACCTGGAAGGCACTGGGCATTTTCCCTGTTTTTGCAATAGGAAACGAAGGTTCAGACCCAACATTACAATCTGTCCCCGGTACTTATCCCACGGTACTTGCCGTGGGTGCCACCGACCAGTACGACCAGATTCTTAATTACAGCTCAAGAGGCGGTGCTCCAGATCTTGCAAGGTGGAATGACACAGACAACTGGTATGCAGCGGACTGGAACAGGCACAAACCAGACGTTTGCGCACCCGCTGACCCTGTTTGGGCAGCATACCCCGGAGGAGACTTTATTAACGACTTTAACGGCACTTCTTCCGCTACACCCCATGTAGCCGGAGAAGCAGCACTTATTCTGTCAAAGAACCCGGATCTTAACCTTTCGCAACTTTACCTCACTATTAGAAACAACGTCCAATTAATCCAGCCCCAGCATTACGACTTTCCCAATGATACAACCGGATGGGGTAGAGTTGATGCATACAGGGCGGTTTTGAACACGCCGGTTCCAACGAAATCCAACGTTATAATCCTTGATTATTCCATTGACGATAGATTAGGAAACAACGATGGAACCCTACAGCCGGGTGAAAGGGTTTATCTAAATGTCAGATTCAAAAATAGGGGAATCCCAGCAACCTCTGTAAGCGCCTCTCTCGTCTTTGACACCATACCAGATTTTACCCATTATGTCACATACAACGTTCGAACGGTATCCCTCGGTTCTATGGGAAGGGATGAAGTGAAAACGGCAAGTTTTGAGATAACACTTGACGCCAATGCTCCAATAGATGAACACCTATACTTTACCGTCAAAGTAATTTCAAACGATGCAACAAGATATCTGTTCTTGAACGTTCCCATAACGGCCGAGAGCTACCCTGCCCGGTCGGACAGCCTTAAATATGACAACAACAGCCCCGAATATAATCCTGGAAACGATGATGAATATGCCAGTTACAACTATTTCGCTATGAGATTTGAAACTGCTGGACCATGCAGGTTAGACTCTTTGAGGGTCTACTTTGATGGTACAGCAACCAATGAAACCCTTTTCGTATGGAAACACAATCCATATTACAATGCGCCCGATACGGGAATATACGGATATGCCTTAATAAACGTTAATACTGCAGATGCGTGGACCAAGGTAACCCTCCCCTCCCCCATTTACATCACCCAGCCTGGCTGCTTCTGGATAGGGATTCGGAAAAATGATGCTTACTCAGTACCCTATCAGGATGGAGACGGTGCAAGCACCGTTAATTTAGCAACCAATAATAGGCTTGATCCTTCTTCGTGGTGGGGGAGAACTTATTGGTACGACTTCTGTATGAGGGCCTTTGTCTATTATACAGAGGATATAACTGCACCACAATTTATTGAAGTAACATCCTCACGACTTGATGATAGCTACTATGGAAATGATGATGGCTACATCGACCCAGGTGAAAGGGTCTCTCTCAAAGTTTCAGTCAAAAATATAGGAATCACTGCCCAGGATGTGGTGGGCTATCTCTCACCTATTGGGGCAACTGCCGATAGCGTTCAGATAATCAAAGATACTGCCTATTTCGGCACTGTTTATAAAGGTGAAGGTACAAACGACAGTGACCCATTTATTATAACATTCACGAAATTAAGTGGACTTTCCGGGTTTGACCCATCATTCCGTCTCATCCTTAGCTACAAATACGGACTTGAATTAAGAGAACAAAAGGAAGATACGCTAATCTTCACTCTCTCCGGACCCTACACAACAAGCCCGGGCGTTTGGTATTGGTATCCAATGGGTACTGGATATGGGTTCCTGTTCGACAATTATCCAAGTGGAACCTATTACTGGGCCACTTATGCTCAATTTGGGCCTGGAGTAAACGATTCAATACTAGTGGACAGTGTTGATATTTACGGATACAACGACGGAAACTCGAGCAGTAATATGTACCTTTACCTCTGGAATCATAATTCATCAGCAGGAACTCCCGACGGTGCACCCTTTTACACGAGTGTTGCAATAAGTGTTCCTAGAAGGACAAGTCAATCTTACTCCGTAGAACTAAACAAGAAAATACCTTCGACTTTTTGGTATGGACAAAACTCAAGTGTTGGAGCGACAGGAACTGGTTTACAACCTCCCTTCTGGTCCTCCCCATTTATCGGTGTAAACTATACGTTAGTAAGCACATCAAACAATACGTGGAATAGCTCAACAATTCTTGGTTATGTACCAGTGCCACTCTACATGTACTTCAAAATACAGCATAACCATCCAACCCTCTCCTACTATACCCCCGATAACTGGGATAGCCCGATTGTCCCATCCAACACAAATTCAACCACACTTCCTTCAATCTTAAAGGGTGATACAACGGTGTACATTTCAGGCTGGGTAGCATTAAACAGAAGCAATGTACCGGCCGAAGTGCCTTCTAATAGCACGCTCAAAAACATCATGTTCCTTAACGATTATGGGCTTGCTCAGGTCACACTACCGGGTCCCGATAATATACCTGCATGGAATTACATCTCTTATCAGGGTTATGTAGACACAATACCCGCTGGAAGACACAGCTTGGCATACAAGATTGACTGGGACAATGTAGTGCCCAGCAATATTTTTAACAAGTACTTAAGATGGTGGGGAGAGCAGTATGTATTTGCACCCATCGGCTATCTCAATTACAACACGCCAACCTGGTCCACATATGCGCCACACATGTACACCATCGGCTCGGGATACACACCAAATGTAAGAGCTTTCCGTATCAAAACTGTTCCATCCCAATGGACCCTCGTGGCCATTAAGAACTCTAAATATGGTGCCAGTAGTGACTCTATAGACCTTGACCTCAAGATTTTTGAAGACGCACCTTCATCACCAAAGGAAGGTCTTGAGCACCCCGTAGCAGTCTCCTCCCTTGGCCCTGACAAAATTGATTTCGTAGCCATCTGGTCTACAAGCGAAAAGGACCTCTATCCCGGCATCTACACCTTCGGCACAGTAAGAGACAGCTTCCAGATAATCACATCCAAGTCTTCCATTGGCTATATTGTTACAAATGGCACAGGAATACTGGACGTCACCTTAGCAGACGGCCAGTTTGCCTATGTTGAAAATGTGATATTCCCCGAAGGCGCCAGCCCAACCCTACGGGTTGATGTCCCCGACGGCAACGCAGACATCGCCCTTTACCTCTTCTCAAAGAAAAATCTACCAGCAAATTATGCCAATCCTCTCCAGTACGTGGCAATGGCAGATGCCAATGGCGTTGGAGGAAGTGAGAGTGTTACTTACACTTCCCCGTCAGGTGATGACACCACAGCCCTCGTGGTAATTGTAAAATCTACAACAGGTAAGGCACCCGTAACCATCAGATTCAACAACATTGTCATTCTGCCCGTTGAGGAAAATGCCGATAACTTCATTAACTCCCTAACATACACCATACCAACCATATCAAAACCTGGAAACTCCATTGTAGTGACTTCACCCACCCTCCTACCTTTCTGCGTGAGACTTTACGACGTCACCGGCAGAGAAGTTGCCACCCTCTTTGATGGACTGGTCAACAAGGGCAAGACCTCCATCCGCATACCTTCAAGCCTAAAGGCCGGTGTCTACTATGTGGAAGTGAAATCCGGAAACAATAGAGAAATCCACAGAATGATAGTGGTAAAATAGGAAAGAGAGCTGACCAGCTCTGTGCGGGCCACCCTTCGGGTGGCCCGCACTTTTTTAACTTCCAAAAACGTCACAAAAGCCTCAAAATAAAACCATGCTCATTTTAATCCTTCTCCTTACATACACCAAAAACATAAATGACGATCTTTTAATTGAAAAAGCTTTGATAGAGCAAAATTACCAGCTTTACAATATTAGATTCTCCTATCCATCAAGGTTCATTACCAGCCTCTTATACGATTACAACCCATCAAAACCTCTCTCCTTCTGGATAAATCTCGAAACAAACATAAAAAACAAGTCTTCCATTGACCTTTATGCTACTTTCCTCTACGACAGACTAAATCATGGGATTGTAATTGAGCCAATTTTCAGAACCGGTAGTACCGAGGGATGGCCATACCTAAAATGGCACGACAAAATCGCCGGTGCCTTCTCCCGCGCCTATTTCTTTTATGACCGAGCCCCTTTAACCCTTTTTATAGGGAGAAACCGCCTTCAGTTGAACCTCGAAGGACTCCTTGCAGAAGAAGACCCACCCACAGAGCTGTTCTTCGCCTCTTACCACACCCCGCACATCGACTTCTCATTTTTCACTGGGCAACTGGACTCAAAGGTGACTCAGGATTCTACCTCTTTGTATCCACCGGGCAGACTATTCAACAGGTACATCTCCGGACATTCCGTAGAGCAAAAAGGCAAAAATTACTCCCTTTCTTTTTCAGAAATTGCAATCTATTTCACCGAAACAAATCGACCTGATCCCTATTTTCTAAATCCTTTTACCCTTTACCACACCCGATTCCTTGATACTGAAGAATGTGGAGAACACAACGTTTTCTGGATTCTGTCAGCGAATTATTGGGGTGCGAAATTTTTTTCGCAGTTTGAATTTCTCATTGACGACTGGCACATTCCCGACGTAGACGTATGGGGACCAAACAAATTCGCCTGGATATTTAGAACTTACTTCCTCGATCTACCCATAAAAGGAATGCAATCAGGAATTTCCTACACCGGAGCTACAAGGTGGGTCTATGTACACAGGTGCGACCTCCTCTACTTCAACAATAAATCAGAAACAATGGGGAGTTTAAACGACAACGATTTTGACAGCCTATCTATTTTCTTTAGAACGCCCGTCCTGACTCAGAAAAGCTGGGTAAAACTCACCCTTTCTTACAAAAGAAAAGGAGAAGGCTCCATCAAGGACAAAGACTATACTTACTACATGGATTCTGAACGTCCAAAAACCTTTCTCTCGGGGATCGTTGAACACCGACTTGGAAGCAACATTAGTATGGAGTTTCAAAGCAAAAGAAGCAGATTTTTTATCAACCTTAACTTTCAAAAAATCTTAAACAAAGAACACAGAGAAGGTGAAAGTGCCTCTGAATTCTCCGCTAAGTTCTACGTCTCAACAAAAATTCTATAAAATCTCCCTTTTAAAGCGTGTATGTACTCAATAGTGGCGTTATAATTCTTTCACAAGAAAAGCCTCAGAGCGGATTTTTGCGTTATGGAAGCAGGCCTAAAAAAGATTGTTTGTATCTCGTACCAAAAAGCGCATCCATTTAAATTTACAAAAAGAATTAAAAGGTAGGTAAATGAAAATTGTTGACATAGTTGGAGCACGCCCCCAATTTATAAAACTTGCCCCGATATTAAAGGCAATTGAGAAACACAACGCAGAAAACCCCGATAATAAAATAACCGAGGTTCTCGTCCACACCGGACAACACTACGACTACGAGATGTCCCAGATCTTTTTTGACGAACTCGGACTCAAAGAACCCGATTATCACCTTGGTGTAGGTTCCGGAACCCACGCCTACCAGACGGGCGAAATCCTGAAACACACTGAGGAGGTTCTCCTTAAGGAAAAGCCAGACCTTGTAATGGTTTACGGTGATACCAATAGCACCCTTGCAGGTGCCCTTGCTGCTGTGAAGTTGCATATTCCGGTTGCACATGTAGAGGCTGGACTGAGAAGTTTCAACAGGAAAATGCCGGAGGAAATAAACCGTATCCTGACCGACCACATTTCCACCTTACTTTTTTGCCCTACTGTAACAGCTGTTGAGAATCTGAAAAGGGAGGGTATTGAAAAAGGAGTTCATCTTGTAGGTGACGTAATGTACGATGCCGTGCTTCTTTACCTGGATCTTGCCGAGAAAAAATCCAATATTTTAGAGCGTCTCAACTTAGAAGCAAAGTCTTACGCGTTGGCAACGGTGCACCGTGCGGAGAACACAGACAACAACGGCAGGCTTGAAGGCATACTTAAGGGATTGGAGAGCATCGCCGAGGATGGGCTTCCTGTGGTCTTTCCTGTACATCCAAGAACGAGAAAGAAGATAAAAGAAGCGGGGTTCACAATAAGGAAAATAACACTAATTGACCCCGTTTCTTACTTAGACATGTTAATTTTAGAGAAGAACGCCAGGGTGATATTAACGGATTCTGGAGGTGTGCAGAAAGAAGCCTTTTTCTTCCGTGTCCCCTGTGTTACGTTGAGGGAGGAGACCGAGTGGGTGGAAACGGTAGAGACGGGATGGAATACTCTGGTGGGGTGTGAGCCGGAGAGGATAGTCAAGGAGGTAAGGGAAGCAAGGAGAGGAATGGAATCAGCCTCGCCATATGGCGATGGAAAGTCCGCTGAAAGAATAGTTAAACTTTTGAATTCAACAGGCAGAGAATGAAATGAATAAGGAGATGTGCAAACAATCTGAAGTAGAGGCACAAAAGAGACTTAAGATCCTTCATATTGCCGAATGGTATCCTTCTAAAAAAAACCCAGTGGCCGGGATTTTTGTACGAGAGCATGTAAAAGCAACCGCCCTTTACAACGATGTGGCGGTGATATGTAATGAAGGAGTAGAAACGAACATCCGCGGTTTATACCAGATTGAGGACAATATTGAAGATGGCATCCGCACACTAAGAGTGCAATACAAAAAATCACCGATTCCTAAAACTACATACTTAATCTACTTGTGGGCTGTGTTTCGTGCTTTTCGTAAGCTTCTTAAAGACGGATTTCGCCCAGATATTATCCATGCCCATGTCTATGAAGCGGGCGTTCCAGCAGTACTTATAGGAAAACTTTATGGACTTCCAGTGATTATAACAGAGCATTTCAGTGGCTTTCCGCGCGGATTGGTTCGGGGGATTCAGAAATTGAAAGCAAAATTTGCCTTTGAGCAAGCAGATCTTGTATGTCCGGTGAGCGAAGATTTAAAGAGACATATTGAGTTCTACGGGATTCGGGCACGATTTCATGTTGTTCCCAATGTTGTAGATACCTCGCTCTTCCATCCCGCCGAGAATGAAGACCGTGCACAAGAAGGAGACAAGAAGCATTTGCTGCTTGTAGCTCTCCTCGATCCCATAAAGGGTATCCCGTATTTGCTTGAGGCTTTGGCCCGTCTTAAAGAGAAGCGAGATGACTTTGTCCTTGACATCGTCGGTGACGGGCCAAACCGGGCTGAATATGAAGAATTGAGCTATAAGCTTGGATTACAGAATATTGTCCGTTTTCATGGCTTGAAGACCAAACAGGAAGTTGCTGAGTTTATGAGAAAAGCTGACGTGTTTGTGCTACCCAGCGAGTGGGAGAATCTACCATGTGTTTTGATTGAAGCGATGGCATCCGGACTTCCGATAGTCGCTACTAAAGTAGGGGGTATTCCTGAGATTGTCAATGAAAAGATGGGATTTCTAGTCCTTCCTAGGGATACAGAAGCATTGGCTAGAGCCATTGACTACATGCTGGATCACTATCAGGATTATTCTACCGAAGAGCTTTTTAAATATGCCCGCGGGCGATTCAGTTATGAAGCTATAGGCAAGCAACTCAGCGAAATCTATAAGGTGGTGATAGCTGATGAAAAAGAGAGATTTGGATAATCCCCATTTAATAAGGTTACCCAAAGATATCGAAATTGTTATTGGGAGAACGGCTTACATCTTGGAAATATGCCAGAATAAGAGAGTTTTGCACTTAGGCTGCGTTGATGAAGGTTTAACCAAAGAAAGGCTTGAAGCAGGAACTTTGCTGCATATACAATTGTTATCAGTCGCAAAGGAAGTCTATGGGGTGGATATAAGCGAAGAGGGTTTGAACTTACTTCGGCGGGCAGGAATACCTAACCTTATTTTAGGGAATGTGGAGCAGCTAGATCAAATACCAGAACTACGAGGAGAAAAATTCGATGTTATATTAGCTGCAGAGATCATTGAACACCTAAATAATCCGGGGTTATTCCTTCAATCAGCTAAGCACCTCTTTCATGAGAATAGTATAATGGTTATCACAACACCGAACGCATATCGAATTACAGGGTTCGGATACAGATTAAAAGGTTTAGAATTTGTTCATCCAGACCATAATTACTGGTTCTCTTGGAGCACATTGACGTCATTACTGTCAAAGAATGGCTATCAGATCATAGATGCGCGGCTGTACAGCTTTATAGACTACAAGCATCCCTTAATCCGAAGTTTGGTACGGAAGATAGTTAAAAAGAAGCCTTCACGACCAGTGACTGCTAAAAAAGCGGGTTGCACCCCGGGGACTTCTTCTCTATGTAGTGAAAAGATCATATACAGGATTGGATCACGGGTTAGAGGTGCCGTTGAAATATTAAGCCGGCGATTGCTGTATAAATTGAATCCTTTTTTTGCCGATGGCCTGATTTTTGTCGTTAAGCCAATGGCCGGTTTGAAGGATACGGAGAGATAATTTTGGGCATGTTCACTAAAAACACAGCCATTACCTTTACTACGGGGGTTCTAAACCTTGTCCTAGGAATTGCTACCTCCGTCATTCTCGCCAGAGTTTTAGGGCCAGAGGGAAGAGGTATCTATGCGCTTGCTATCCTTTTACCCTCTCTTATTGTGACTTTTGGCAACCTTGGGATTGGGCCTGCAACGGCCTATTATGTTGCACGAAAAGAATTTCGTAGAGAAGAGATATTTGGAAACAATATTTTGCTCAGCATTGCAATAAGCATTGTAGGCACTTTAGTAGGGTTGATTTTAGTCATATTTTTTCATGATACTGTATTTCCCGGTGTTGCTCCAAGATACCTTCTTATGGCGCTACTCCTTGTGCCCTTACAGATATTTTCCACCTATACCCAGTACATTCTTCTTGGCGCCCAACAAATCAAAGAATTCAATTATGTCCAGATTGCGTACACAGCTTTATTTCTTGGCTTAGTAGTACTTTTATTGCTAATTTTCCGAAGAGGGGTAAACGGCGCAATATTCTCCAACATCCTTGCCTCCCTAGCGACGTGTGTTTTGATATTTCTTATTGCTAAACAAATTTCAGAAGGAATTGACCTCAGACCTAACAGAACCTACATCAAAGGTGCTGTCACATACGGTATACAGGCACACATTTCAAACATTCTGGGATTCCTCAATTACAGAGTGGATTTGTTTCTTGTTAATTTGTTTCAAGGACCAACTGCAGTAGGTTTATACACTGTGGCAGTTGGACTTGCTGAGAGATTATGGATGGTATCACAATCTGCAAG from bacterium includes the following:
- a CDS encoding S8 family serine peptidase, with product MNVLLILLLTLTDVYTKMGNSLREKIQGMKENEKIPVIVFMKQKYDLSKFREDDYDGKRKYMMKTAEESQKPVVDWLKSIGEIENLKQFFVINGFAIKISKSALIELLKRDDVAYAIEDEYRKLIPEKEQNYTKASYPTGSTEVPWDRQIMQADKVWKDLGYEGEGIVVGIMDSGVDVEHPALKDNWRGVAGWYDAVNGKSYPYDDNMHGTACASILAGKYNLGVAPKAMWIAVKILADSGVGTSSQILSGFNWIAGLPDSLKPRIVSNSWGLSDWDDVTFFAACSTWKALGIFPVFAIGNEGSDPTLQSVPGTYPTVLAVGATDQYDQILNYSSRGGAPDLARWNDTDNWYAADWNRHKPDVCAPADPVWAAYPGGDFINDFNGTSSATPHVAGEAALILSKNPDLNLSQLYLTIRNNVQLIQPQHYDFPNDTTGWGRVDAYRAVLNTPVPTKSNVIILDYSIDDRLGNNDGTLQPGERVYLNVRFKNRGIPATSVSASLVFDTIPDFTHYVTYNVRTVSLGSMGRDEVKTASFEITLDANAPIDEHLYFTVKVISNDATRYLFLNVPITAESYPARSDSLKYDNNSPEYNPGNDDEYASYNYFAMRFETAGPCRLDSLRVYFDGTATNETLFVWKHNPYYNAPDTGIYGYALINVNTADAWTKVTLPSPIYITQPGCFWIGIRKNDAYSVPYQDGDGASTVNLATNNRLDPSSWWGRTYWYDFCMRAFVYYTEDITAPQFIEVTSSRLDDSYYGNDDGYIDPGERVSLKVSVKNIGITAQDVVGYLSPIGATADSVQIIKDTAYFGTVYKGEGTNDSDPFIITFTKLSGLSGFDPSFRLILSYKYGLELREQKEDTLIFTLSGPYTTSPGVWYWYPMGTGYGFLFDNYPSGTYYWATYAQFGPGVNDSILVDSVDIYGYNDGNSSSNMYLYLWNHNSSAGTPDGAPFYTSVAISVPRRTSQSYSVELNKKIPSTFWYGQNSSVGATGTGLQPPFWSSPFIGVNYTLVSTSNNTWNSSTILGYVPVPLYMYFKIQHNHPTLSYYTPDNWDSPIVPSNTNSTTLPSILKGDTTVYISGWVALNRSNVPAEVPSNSTLKNIMFLNDYGLAQVTLPGPDNIPAWNYISYQGYVDTIPAGRHSLAYKIDWDNVVPSNIFNKYLRWWGEQYVFAPIGYLNYNTPTWSTYAPHMYTIGSGYTPNVRAFRIKTVPSQWTLVAIKNSKYGASSDSIDLDLKIFEDAPSSPKEGLEHPVAVSSLGPDKIDFVAIWSTSEKDLYPGIYTFGTVRDSFQIITSKSSIGYIVTNGTGILDVTLADGQFAYVENVIFPEGASPTLRVDVPDGNADIALYLFSKKNLPANYANPLQYVAMADANGVGGSESVTYTSPSGDDTTALVVIVKSTTGKAPVTIRFNNIVILPVEENADNFINSLTYTIPTISKPGNSIVVTSPTLLPFCVRLYDVTGREVATLFDGLVNKGKTSIRIPSSLKAGVYYVEVKSGNNREIHRMIVVK
- the wecB gene encoding UDP-N-acetylglucosamine 2-epimerase (non-hydrolyzing) codes for the protein MKIVDIVGARPQFIKLAPILKAIEKHNAENPDNKITEVLVHTGQHYDYEMSQIFFDELGLKEPDYHLGVGSGTHAYQTGEILKHTEEVLLKEKPDLVMVYGDTNSTLAGALAAVKLHIPVAHVEAGLRSFNRKMPEEINRILTDHISTLLFCPTVTAVENLKREGIEKGVHLVGDVMYDAVLLYLDLAEKKSNILERLNLEAKSYALATVHRAENTDNNGRLEGILKGLESIAEDGLPVVFPVHPRTRKKIKEAGFTIRKITLIDPVSYLDMLILEKNARVILTDSGGVQKEAFFFRVPCVTLREETEWVETVETGWNTLVGCEPERIVKEVREARRGMESASPYGDGKSAERIVKLLNSTGRE
- a CDS encoding glycosyltransferase is translated as MCKQSEVEAQKRLKILHIAEWYPSKKNPVAGIFVREHVKATALYNDVAVICNEGVETNIRGLYQIEDNIEDGIRTLRVQYKKSPIPKTTYLIYLWAVFRAFRKLLKDGFRPDIIHAHVYEAGVPAVLIGKLYGLPVIITEHFSGFPRGLVRGIQKLKAKFAFEQADLVCPVSEDLKRHIEFYGIRARFHVVPNVVDTSLFHPAENEDRAQEGDKKHLLLVALLDPIKGIPYLLEALARLKEKRDDFVLDIVGDGPNRAEYEELSYKLGLQNIVRFHGLKTKQEVAEFMRKADVFVLPSEWENLPCVLIEAMASGLPIVATKVGGIPEIVNEKMGFLVLPRDTEALARAIDYMLDHYQDYSTEELFKYARGRFSYEAIGKQLSEIYKVVIADEKERFG
- a CDS encoding methyltransferase domain-containing protein, with amino-acid sequence MKKRDLDNPHLIRLPKDIEIVIGRTAYILEICQNKRVLHLGCVDEGLTKERLEAGTLLHIQLLSVAKEVYGVDISEEGLNLLRRAGIPNLILGNVEQLDQIPELRGEKFDVILAAEIIEHLNNPGLFLQSAKHLFHENSIMVITTPNAYRITGFGYRLKGLEFVHPDHNYWFSWSTLTSLLSKNGYQIIDARLYSFIDYKHPLIRSLVRKIVKKKPSRPVTAKKAGCTPGTSSLCSEKIIYRIGSRVRGAVEILSRRLLYKLNPFFADGLIFVVKPMAGLKDTER
- a CDS encoding flippase; amino-acid sequence: MFTKNTAITFTTGVLNLVLGIATSVILARVLGPEGRGIYALAILLPSLIVTFGNLGIGPATAYYVARKEFRREEIFGNNILLSIAISIVGTLVGLILVIFFHDTVFPGVAPRYLLMALLLVPLQIFSTYTQYILLGAQQIKEFNYVQIAYTALFLGLVVLLLLIFRRGVNGAIFSNILASLATCVLIFLIAKQISEGIDLRPNRTYIKGAVTYGIQAHISNILGFLNYRVDLFLVNLFQGPTAVGLYTVAVGLAERLWMVSQSASTVLFPRVAAESEEERRKEFTPLVARTVLCTTAIGGLVLVFLSRWIVLLLYSEAFLPAVGVLRALLVGIITLSAGRVLSNDIAGRGFPRLNIYTGIAAVVTNIVLNLLWIPRYGIVGAAWASTVSYTVSFLMALFFYCRLSGNHWTKVVLPQRGDWAIYRQAIATIILRGRQKR